The region GTGGTTCGCTGCCTCTTAAACATCAGCTACGAGGCATACTACCAAATGGCACGCTACGGTTTCATTGTCTTGATCATCGTTCTGCAGATCCCGGCGGTTCGCCAGGTCATAGCCTTCCTGAGTGATCGATCGTTTGTTGCAATAGCCCGAGTATTTGGGTTCGTCGGGGGCTGAACGCAATCCCCACGGTTGAATTCGGGGTCGGATCAATCACGGACGTCTGGCATTTCAAGGCTACCTGATCCAAGGTATCCAGAGCAATACTACCCACTTTGGTAGCTAGGCAGGGAGAGCCTCGCTGGTAGGCTGCCACTGTTTTCTGCTTAACAACCCAAACCAACTCCGCATGAAAAAATCGATTCAATGGTGCAAAGCCTCTCTTGGCGCGATGCTGCTTCTCGCTGCAGCCGCTTCTCCCGCCGCAACCCTCACCGTTGATCCGGGCGCCTCATGGCTCGGCTACATGAACGTCTTCAACCTGCCTTCGGATGGCGGCGCCTTTCAATTCGGCAGCAGCTGGGGCACGAGTGACCTTCGAGCGAGCTTTTCGGGAGACACGCTGACGCTGGCACCCAACACCATCGGTGACCTCGCGGCCTATTGGTATATTGGCGGAGGCGCGCCAGGCGCACCCGGCAACAAGATCATGGAAGCGAACTTTTACCAGGAAACGACAGGTCCCTTGTCGGGGCAGATGGTGACATTTACGGGCACCGTACTCGCAAATTCCCTGACCACCTCGCACACGGCGGTCGCCTTCATCAAGGATTTCGCGCCTGACTATTCTTCGTCAGTCACCACCACGGTGCCCCTCACCCCCGGCATGTTCAGCGTCAGCCTCGCTACGATCAACGATCCCGCGCGGCATGTTCAGTTTGGCTTCCAGATGACGGGCGTGAATGTATGGGCAACGGATGTCGGGCCATTTGGTTCCGTGCAGATTGCACCCATCCCTGAACCGACCGTTTTGTCGCTTGTTGCTGTGGGCCTCACCGGCCTGCTCCTGCGAAAACGTTTTGAAGTCTAGGATCCGATTCATCGAGTCAGCGAGTTCAACCAACCAATCAAACAGAGGGCAATGATGAAAACATACCGAATGTTGATCGCACCTATCATCGCAGCGGCTGCGATGCTTCTGGGTGCTGCGGAAAGCCACGCGCAGGTCACGGTGAAGGTGGATTCCACAAAGACCTGGCAGGGCTTCAATAACGTCGTCGGAACCAACGGGTTTGCATCCTACGCATTCGGAAGCGCGTGGGGACTGGCTGATCTCCGGGCCGAGTTCCTGCCCGCCAACAGCCCTTCCGGCTGGCCGTTCAGCACGGTTGGGATCATGCGGCCCAACGTGAATACCTACGACATCGCAAATGAGTTTTGGAATCTTCCGGATGGAACGGCCAATAAGCTGATCGAAGCAAATTGGTACGTGGACGTTGGAACCCAGTTCGCCGGACAGGCCGTCACCTTCGAAGGCACGGTGATTTCCAATAGCATTCCGATGACCGATTTGGGCGGGTTGCCCACCGTCACGCCGGATGCCGCATGGCACGTTGTTGCGTTCATCAAGGAATTCACCGCCTCGTACGGGTTTATTGGAATCACGACAACGACCAATCTTAGTCCGGGCGCGTTCACTGTCACCCGCAACATCGGCGCTGGCAGCGTGTGTCAGTACGGTTTCTACACGTTCGGACCTAACACCGCCCCGAGCTCGCCCGATGCCTTCACAGGACTGGCGGTGGTTGTCGAAGATTCAGATCCTGCAATCACGACCCAGCCTGTTGGCC is a window of Verrucomicrobiia bacterium DNA encoding:
- a CDS encoding PEP-CTERM sorting domain-containing protein; this encodes MKKSIQWCKASLGAMLLLAAAASPAATLTVDPGASWLGYMNVFNLPSDGGAFQFGSSWGTSDLRASFSGDTLTLAPNTIGDLAAYWYIGGGAPGAPGNKIMEANFYQETTGPLSGQMVTFTGTVLANSLTTSHTAVAFIKDFAPDYSSSVTTTVPLTPGMFSVSLATINDPARHVQFGFQMTGVNVWATDVGPFGSVQIAPIPEPTVLSLVAVGLTGLLLRKRFEV